A genomic region of Tamandua tetradactyla isolate mTamTet1 chromosome 2, mTamTet1.pri, whole genome shotgun sequence contains the following coding sequences:
- the LOC143658260 gene encoding uncharacterized protein LOC143658260 — MTTGISFRVKHKFSKSQGRGKQNIRPCDSASPRRTLRAAASHAGLGEGQRRHVVRREAGPQEARGSRTRRGADEHRGCHAARADREGRAAGRTDGRARLTVETRGGGRARGGERTGPGGQARAAHHRTDRRRRTRDSGGGGRGAGRKRAKVTPRRLLGLKAAKAAATRGGERRVGEPPLHLYPPAPGAAGRRAPRDLGAAVPAHSARVPEAGRSRESDPARLRGTTATPGGGRTALPLAAPFRAPGRVDLRYPGPGFHQTQGLLCIINILQSPHPL; from the exons atgacGACGGGAATCTCCTTCCGAGTTAAACACAAATTCTCCAAGAG CCAGGGAAGAGGGAAACAAAATATTCGTCCGTGCGACTCCGCAAGCCCCAGGCGGACGCTGCGCGCAGCCGCCTCCCACGCCGGGCTCGGGGAAGGGCAGCGCCGACACGTGGTGCGCCGGGAGGCCGGCCCGCAGGAAGCGAGGGGCAGCAGGACGCGCCGCGGAGCCGACGAGCACCGAGGCTGCCACGCGGCGCGTGCGGACAGGGAGGGACGCGCGGCGGGCCGGACAGACGGACGCGCGAGGCTCACAGTGGAGACGCGTGGAGGAGGGCGGGCCCGCGGCGGGGAGCGCACAGGCCCAGGCGGGCAGGCACGGGCGGCTCACCACCGGACCGACAGACGGAGACGGACGCGAGATTCCGGCGGCGGCGGGCGCGGGGCAGGCCGGAAGCGTGCAAAAGTGACTCCTCGCAG gcTGCTGGGCCTGAAAGCGGCGAAGGCAGCGGCGACCCGGGGCGGAGAGAGGCGGGTGGGGGAGCCACCGCTCCATTTATACCCGCCCGCCCCGGGCGCTGCTGGTCGAAGGGCGCCTCGCGACCTGGGCGCAGCCGTGCCCGCCCACTCGGCCCGGGTACCCGAGGCGGGACGGTCACGCGAGAGCGACCCGGCGCGTCTGCGCGGCACCACAGCGACACCTGGCGGTGGGAGGACCGCGCTGCCGCTGGCCGCTCCATTCCGGGCTCCAGGCAGAGTGGACCTCAGGTATCCTGGTCCGGGCTTTCACCAGACCCAAGGACTCCTTTgcataataaatatattacaatccccccaccccctttaa
- the PABPC4 gene encoding polyadenylate-binding protein 4 isoform X9 yields MNAAASSYPMASLYVGDLHSDVTEAMLYEKFSPAGPVLSIRVCRDMITRRSLGYAYVNFQQPADAERALDTMNFDVIKGKPIRIMWSQRDPSLRKSGVGNVFIKNLDKSIDNKALYDTFSAFGNILSCKVVCDENGSKGYAFVHFETQEAADKAIEKMNGMLLNDRKVFVGRFKSRKEREAELGAKAKEFTNVYIKNFGEEVDDESLKELFSQFGCGRDEWKRNQWESHICRTCTEES; encoded by the exons atgaaCGCTGCAGCCAGCAGCTACCCCATGGCCTCCCTGTACGTGGGTGACCTGCACTCGGACGTCACTGAGGCCATGCTTTATGAAAAGTTCAGTCCTGCGGGACCTGTACTGTCCATCCGGGTTTGCCGCGACATGATCACCCGCCGCTCCCTGGGTTATGCGTACGTCAACTTCCAGCAGCCGGCTGACG CTGAGCGGGCCCTGGATACCATGAACTTTGATGTGATTAAGGGAAAGCCAATCCGAATCATGTGGTCCCAAAGGGATCCCTCTTTGAGAAAATCTGGTGTAGGAAACGTCTTCATCAAGAACTTGGACAAATCCATAGATAACAAGGCACTTTATGATACTTTTTCTGCTTTTGGAAACATTCTGTCCTGCAAG GTGGTGTGTGATGAGAACGGTTCTAAGGGTTATGCCTTTGTCCACTTCGAGACCCAAGAGGCTGCCGACAAGGCCATCGAGAAGATGAACGGCATGCTCCTCAATGACCGCAAAGT GTTTGTGGGTAGATTTAAGTCTCGCAAAGAGCGTGAAGCTGAGCTTGGAGCCAAAGCCAAGGAATTCACCAATGTGTATATCAAAAACTTTGGGGAAGAGGTGGATGATGAGAGCCTGAAAGAGCTATTCAGCCAGTTTG